GATCTCCACCTATTCCTATAACGGTAGATTGCCCCATTCCGGTATTCTTAAGTAATTCTGACACTTCATAAGTTAACGTCCCTGATCTGGACACTATACCTATATTACCTTTCTTAAATGCCCTAGCTGGGAGTATTCCGATTAAGGTCTCCTCTGGTACTATTAAACCAGGGCAATTTGGTCCTATTATCCTAGATCCTCTAGCTCTGGCATACTTAACCAATCTTGCCATATCTAAAACTGGAATATGCTCAGTTATAACTACTATTAATTTTATACCATTATCAATAGCCTCATATACTGCATCTACCGCATACCTTGCAGGAACAAAAACTATTGAAGCATCAGCCTCGTGTTCCTTAACAGCTTCTCTTACTGTATCATATACTGGAACTCCATGAACTTCGGTACCTCCTTTACCTGGAGTTACACCAGCTACGATCTTAGTACCATATTTTAGCATTTGCTGAGTATGGAAAGACCCTTCTCTTCCAGTAATCCCTTGAACAATTACTCTAGTATTCCTATTTACGAGCGTACTGCATCACCTATCATTTTTAATACATCATCATATACATTAACTCCATTTTCTCTTAATATCTTCTTGCCTAATTCCTCATTAGTTCCCAATAACCTTACGAAAATGGGCTTCTTTATCTCCTTTAGTGCATCAACAATTCCTAATGCAACTTCATCACACCTAGTTATTCCCCCGTAAATGTTTATTACAATTTTCTTAACCTTAGGATTCCTTCCAACCTTTAATACGCTTTCCCTTACGTGTTCTCTACTAGCTCCACCGCCTACATCTAAAAAGTCTGCTGGATTTCCTCCATTTAACTTCACTAAATCCATCGTAGCCATCGTTAAACCAGCTCCATTACCTATTATCCCTATATCGCCCTCTAATTCCACATAAGAATCACGAACTTCTTGCCTACCTAATTCTTTTAATAGATCCTCATGCTTATATAATGCGTTATCTTCTAATATTACTTTCGAATCCAACGCTACTAACTTACCATCATTAGTTAGAGCTAAAGGATTTATTTCAACAAGCTCTGCGTCATACTCTACAAATAATTTGTATAAACCTTGAATTATTGGAGATAAGCCTTTAACTCCTAAATACTTCTCAGCTTCTATTATATCATAACTTCTAACTCCTCTTTCTAATGGTATTATCATCTTTTTAACGTCTTTTGCTTGCTCTACATCAATACCTCCTTCTTTAGATAGAACTAACATGGGCTCAGCAGTTTCTCTATCAAGTAGAATTGAAGCATAGAACTCCTTTTCATGAGGAATAAATTCCTCTACTAAAAATTTCTCAATCCCCAGTTTCTTTAACTCTAATATAGTATTATATACGTCTTCAGTAACTCTTACTAAGCCTCTTTTTCCCCTTGCTCCCTCAAGTAACTGAGACTTTACCACGGCTTTTCCTTCCCACTTTATAGGCTCAGAGGTTACAACACCGTTAGGTATTGGTATGCCAACGCGCTTAAAAAGTGCCTTTCCCTCGTATTCGTATAGCTTCATACCACATACTCTACATGGTAGAATTTAAACATTACTATATAATGCTTAAACTTTGTAAAAGTATTTAAATGAGTTTATTTTGCATGTTTACATACTATCTTCAACATACAATCATCACATTTAGGTTTATTAAAACAATAAGCCCTGCCCACTGTGACCAACCCTGCATGAAATAGTTTATATTTAAAAACGTCTTTAGGTAAATTATCTTCAACTAACTTCTTAACTTCCTTTTTCTTCAATTCTACGCCTAAAACCCTAGATAATACTCTTCTTCCGTATTCAGAAGAAGGAAAATAAGGTTTATGTGCTGCGAAAAGTAAAATCGAATCCGCTGTTTCCTCGCCTATACCTTCTATACTTAAAAGTAGATCCCTATCGTAAAATCTCTCTAAACCCTTCTCCAAAATTATCTCTGAAATAATTTTTAGTCTTTTCACTTTCGTCTTGTAAAAATTAATATTTTTTAATATTTGGTAAAGTTCTTCATCTTTAGTCTTATACAATTTACTGAAATCCGTTAAGCCCCTTTCTCTCATCGTCTCAACTGCTTGTTTTACTATTTCCCATCTAGACATTTGAACTAAGATTGAGGAAATTATTATCTCTTCTGCAGATTTTAGTCCCCCCCACCATTCATAGGAGTGTGGAGATGAAACTATCCACCCCTTTTCCTCCAATATTTTTCTATTATTATTAAATATTTCCAAAATAGTATTAAATATTTCCTTATAACTCACAAGTTTAATATTTTCTCCACTAATTTAGGAGTACCTATACTAAACTTGTTTGGCTCTTTAACATTCTCTATTGCGTTAATTAAAATACTCTCATCTTCCCATTTAATTGGATCGTCTAAAAAAGTAGCCCCTAAGACTTTAGCGTAAATTTTAGCGTCTTCAAAAGTAGTAGCCCTTACCCAATCCCTATTAAACACTATTATAACTGGTTTATTATACATTACAACTGCCTCCATTGCAGTCTTACCTTG
The genomic region above belongs to Saccharolobus caldissimus and contains:
- a CDS encoding succinate--CoA ligase subunit beta produces the protein MKLYEYEGKALFKRVGIPIPNGVVTSEPIKWEGKAVVKSQLLEGARGKRGLVRVTEDVYNTILELKKLGIEKFLVEEFIPHEKEFYASILLDRETAEPMLVLSKEGGIDVEQAKDVKKMIIPLERGVRSYDIIEAEKYLGVKGLSPIIQGLYKLFVEYDAELVEINPLALTNDGKLVALDSKVILEDNALYKHEDLLKELGRQEVRDSYVELEGDIGIIGNGAGLTMATMDLVKLNGGNPADFLDVGGGASREHVRESVLKVGRNPKVKKIVINIYGGITRCDEVALGIVDALKEIKKPIFVRLLGTNEELGKKILRENGVNVYDDVLKMIGDAVRS
- a CDS encoding endonuclease III domain-containing protein produces the protein MSYKEIFNTILEIFNNNRKILEEKGWIVSSPHSYEWWGGLKSAEEIIISSILVQMSRWEIVKQAVETMRERGLTDFSKLYKTKDEELYQILKNINFYKTKVKRLKIISEIILEKGLERFYDRDLLLSIEGIGEETADSILLFAAHKPYFPSSEYGRRVLSRVLGVELKKKEVKKLVEDNLPKDVFKYKLFHAGLVTVGRAYCFNKPKCDDCMLKIVCKHAK